Proteins from a genomic interval of Aquabacterium sp. A3:
- a CDS encoding heavy metal translocating P-type ATPase, which yields MMDMPASSSTTTSSDPADRIDLAVRGMTCAACVGRVERALRKQPNVSDVQVNFATEVATVHLVQAPGDQRSAVLTTLTDTVHDAGYEAHVIEADAPVTDDVPSWWSVWGAVTLGLAAAVPLMLPMLWGDHHFWPPWVQFALATPVQFILGARFYRAAWSALKARAGNMDQLVALGTTAAWGLSMWLWWRHDPGQGAHAAHAAHDAGPALYFESSAVVIALVLLGKALEARAKRATSAAIRALQALRPDTVLRLGPQGEVEVPLKQVTVGDRLVVRPGERVPTDGRVLEGSSHVDESLLTGEPLPVSKQAGDGLTGGAVNAEGRLVMAVEAVGGQTLLAQIIRRVSDAQATKPPIQRLVDKVSAVFVPVVLVLAIATGLGWMWAGLPGEDALIRAVAVLVIACPCALGLATPAAIMAGTGAAARHGILIKDPEALEVAHRVSVVAFDKTGTLTEGHPTLREWQVPPGSGLSSADALRWAAALQAGSEHPLARAVREATRSPMPETTSAAATDAVALRDVHAVPGRGIQASLAWQGRGGQLCLGSRLWAVDALGESALRDSIPQADAWSAQGSSVSWMWWQPSESIPGAGEARVLAAMAFSDPIKPHAPAAVRALQALGVQTVMISGDNRGAAQAIARQVGIQDVVAEVLPGDKADHVHRLQAGGRETVAMVGDGLNDAPALAAADVGMAMAHPDGGTDVAMQAAGITLMRGDPLMVPAALDVARRTSAKIRQNLVWAFGYNLLGIPLAAMGELSPMVAGAAMAFSSVCVVTNALWLSRWRPMTPGISEDRASGA from the coding sequence ATGATGGACATGCCCGCCTCCTCGTCGACCACAACATCTTCTGACCCTGCCGACCGCATCGATCTGGCCGTTCGGGGCATGACCTGTGCTGCGTGTGTGGGACGGGTCGAGCGTGCGTTGCGCAAGCAGCCCAATGTGAGCGATGTGCAGGTGAATTTCGCGACCGAGGTGGCCACGGTGCACCTTGTTCAGGCACCCGGCGATCAGCGCTCAGCGGTGCTGACGACGCTGACGGACACCGTGCACGATGCTGGGTACGAGGCCCATGTGATTGAAGCCGACGCCCCCGTGACGGACGACGTGCCGTCGTGGTGGTCGGTGTGGGGGGCAGTCACGCTGGGGCTGGCGGCCGCCGTGCCGTTGATGCTGCCCATGCTCTGGGGCGACCATCACTTCTGGCCCCCCTGGGTGCAGTTCGCGCTGGCCACGCCCGTGCAATTCATTCTGGGGGCTCGCTTTTACCGGGCGGCCTGGTCGGCCTTGAAGGCTCGTGCCGGCAACATGGATCAACTGGTGGCCTTGGGCACCACGGCCGCCTGGGGCCTGTCGATGTGGCTGTGGTGGCGCCACGACCCCGGGCAAGGCGCACATGCCGCTCATGCGGCGCATGATGCTGGTCCTGCCTTGTACTTCGAGTCGTCGGCGGTGGTGATTGCGTTGGTTCTGCTGGGCAAGGCGCTGGAGGCGCGTGCCAAGCGGGCCACCTCGGCCGCCATCCGTGCCTTGCAGGCCTTGAGGCCCGACACGGTGTTGCGCCTGGGGCCTCAAGGAGAGGTGGAGGTGCCGCTGAAGCAGGTCACCGTGGGCGATCGCCTGGTGGTGCGGCCGGGCGAGCGTGTGCCCACCGACGGACGTGTTCTGGAGGGCAGCAGCCACGTGGACGAGTCGCTGCTGACCGGCGAACCCTTGCCGGTCTCCAAGCAGGCAGGGGATGGGCTCACGGGCGGCGCCGTGAACGCCGAGGGGCGCCTGGTGATGGCGGTGGAGGCCGTGGGCGGTCAGACCCTGCTGGCCCAGATCATCCGCCGTGTGTCAGACGCCCAGGCTACCAAACCGCCCATCCAGCGCCTGGTGGACAAGGTGTCGGCCGTGTTCGTGCCGGTGGTGCTGGTGTTGGCCATCGCCACCGGGCTGGGGTGGATGTGGGCGGGTTTGCCGGGTGAAGACGCGCTGATCCGTGCCGTGGCCGTGCTGGTGATCGCCTGCCCATGTGCCTTGGGCCTGGCCACGCCAGCGGCCATCATGGCCGGCACGGGGGCGGCTGCCCGACATGGCATCCTGATCAAGGATCCCGAAGCGCTGGAGGTGGCGCATCGAGTCTCCGTGGTCGCTTTTGACAAGACAGGCACCCTCACCGAGGGGCATCCGACCTTGCGGGAATGGCAGGTGCCGCCGGGCAGCGGTTTGTCGTCCGCAGACGCCCTGCGGTGGGCAGCAGCCCTGCAGGCCGGCAGTGAGCATCCACTGGCCCGCGCCGTGCGTGAGGCGACCCGCTCGCCGATGCCCGAGACCACCTCTGCCGCCGCCACCGATGCGGTGGCGCTGCGTGATGTGCACGCCGTGCCGGGCCGAGGCATTCAGGCGTCCCTGGCCTGGCAAGGGCGCGGCGGGCAGCTGTGCCTGGGCAGTCGTTTGTGGGCCGTCGACGCCCTGGGCGAGTCGGCTTTGCGTGACAGCATTCCTCAGGCGGACGCATGGTCTGCCCAGGGCAGCAGCGTGTCGTGGATGTGGTGGCAGCCGTCGGAGAGCATCCCGGGGGCGGGGGAGGCGAGGGTGTTGGCCGCCATGGCCTTTTCCGATCCGATCAAACCCCATGCGCCGGCCGCCGTGCGCGCCTTGCAAGCCTTGGGCGTGCAGACCGTGATGATCTCAGGCGACAACCGTGGCGCGGCCCAGGCCATTGCGCGTCAGGTGGGCATCCAGGACGTGGTGGCCGAGGTATTGCCGGGTGACAAGGCCGACCACGTGCACCGTCTTCAGGCCGGGGGGCGTGAAACCGTGGCCATGGTGGGTGACGGGCTGAACGATGCGCCTGCCCTGGCCGCCGCCGATGTGGGCATGGCCATGGCCCACCCCGATGGCGGCACCGACGTGGCCATGCAGGCCGCAGGCATCACCCTCATGCGAGGTGATCCACTGATGGTGCCCGCTGCGCTGGACGTGGCCCGCCGCACCTCGGCCAAAATTCGGCAGAACCTGGTGTGGGCCTTTGGCTACAACCTGCTGGGCATTCCCCTGGCGGCCATGGGCGAACTCAGCCCCATGGTGGCCGGCGCAGCCATGGCCTTCAGCAGCGTTT
- a CDS encoding heavy-metal-associated domain-containing protein — MSTQIHDLTVSGMSCQHCVKAITKAIQGEDPSAIVEVELPQGLTRVTTTLARDTVAHLIEEEGYVVQA, encoded by the coding sequence ATGAGCACTCAAATCCATGATCTGACCGTCTCTGGCATGAGCTGCCAACACTGCGTGAAGGCCATCACCAAGGCCATCCAGGGTGAAGACCCGTCGGCCATCGTTGAAGTCGAGCTTCCTCAGGGGCTGACCCGCGTGACCACGACATTGGCTCGTGACACCGTGGCCCATCTGATTGAAGAAGAAGGTTATGTCGTCCAGGCATGA
- a CDS encoding alpha/beta fold hydrolase has protein sequence MNTPWPISEQRLTACGISTRVLQGGANDRATEAVVFVHGNPGSSEDWRALMARVAPHGRVIAMDMPGFGRADKPADCPYSVEAGATFLGEALQRLGVWRAHLVLHDFGGPWGLAWAAMNPMGLASLTLVNTGLMLNYRWHLMARIWRTPVLGELQQMLTTRRGFRWALNVGQRKPLPREFVDRMYDDLDAGTKRAILKLYRATSDVAQRSDMLGRMLKPLNPSTLVVWGEADPYLPARLADDQRQFFTRAEIHRLPDSGHFPFADDPEGVAQAVVPFLIRQLSNRPPGPG, from the coding sequence ATGAACACCCCATGGCCGATCTCTGAGCAACGCTTGACAGCCTGCGGCATCAGCACCCGCGTGCTGCAGGGTGGCGCAAACGACCGTGCCACAGAGGCCGTGGTCTTTGTCCACGGCAATCCGGGCTCCAGTGAGGACTGGCGCGCCCTGATGGCGCGCGTTGCACCGCACGGGCGCGTGATCGCGATGGACATGCCCGGATTCGGCCGGGCCGACAAGCCGGCAGACTGTCCCTATTCGGTCGAAGCGGGCGCCACCTTCCTGGGCGAGGCCTTGCAGCGACTGGGCGTGTGGCGAGCCCACCTGGTGTTACACGACTTCGGGGGGCCCTGGGGCCTGGCCTGGGCCGCCATGAACCCCATGGGGCTGGCCAGCCTGACCCTGGTCAACACTGGCCTGATGTTGAACTACCGCTGGCACCTCATGGCCCGCATCTGGCGCACACCGGTGCTGGGCGAATTGCAACAGATGCTGACCACCCGACGCGGCTTTCGCTGGGCGTTGAACGTGGGGCAGCGCAAGCCCTTGCCACGCGAGTTTGTGGACCGGATGTACGACGATCTGGATGCGGGCACCAAACGGGCCATCCTCAAGCTGTATCGGGCCACCAGCGACGTCGCTCAACGCAGCGACATGCTGGGGCGCATGCTCAAACCACTGAACCCGAGCACCCTGGTGGTCTGGGGCGAGGCTGATCCTTACCTGCCCGCCCGCCTGGCGGATGATCAGCGCCAGTTCTTTACTCGGGCTGAAATTCACCGACTACCGGACAGCGGTCATTTCCCCTTTGCCGACGACCCCGAAGGCGTGGCGCAGGCCGTGGTGCCGTTTCTGATTCGGCAGCTCAGCAATCGTCCACCTGGGCCTGGATGA
- a CDS encoding pilus assembly FimT family protein: MLLRRRPCSRRTQGGWSLVEVLSTVTIMGVVSASALPRLTEWTQHARTASIEHLAGTLQVAGTMARMRCAIEKGCDMYAGVSQIRYDGQQVRLLRGYPQGGTPEGIARVVDTKGWVAVHESNRTMFHLPGTAPNQACRVVYQAPDREGAPPVIQAQVDDC; the protein is encoded by the coding sequence ATGCTGCTTCGCCGTCGCCCGTGTTCTCGTCGCACCCAAGGTGGTTGGTCCTTGGTGGAGGTGCTCAGCACCGTCACGATCATGGGTGTGGTGTCCGCGTCGGCGTTGCCCCGCCTGACGGAATGGACCCAGCACGCGCGAACGGCTTCCATCGAGCACCTGGCGGGCACGCTGCAGGTGGCTGGCACCATGGCCCGCATGCGCTGCGCCATCGAGAAGGGCTGCGACATGTACGCGGGCGTGTCCCAGATCCGGTATGACGGCCAGCAGGTGCGCTTGCTTCGAGGCTACCCGCAAGGTGGCACGCCGGAGGGGATCGCGCGGGTGGTGGACACCAAAGGCTGGGTGGCGGTGCATGAAAGCAATCGCACCATGTTCCATCTGCCCGGCACCGCTCCCAATCAGGCGTGCCGGGTGGTCTACCAGGCGCCTGATCGTGAGGGCGCCCCCCCGGTCATCCAGGCCCAGGTGGACGATTGCTGA
- a CDS encoding glycosyltransferase family 2 protein, whose protein sequence is MIGHLHEQPCLPDWSEPRLPKIRLTHRNIHFLKSPSEAALQASVIVGLSHRNHPEGLMEALRSAMAQSLAEEIAFLVLDDSSDEGWVQQLDADLLSDPRVVVAAGRFGSPPQARNGLLDLVDQCFPRAKWVARMDADDRFAETDSLRALVQAGNLSDSLYVIGSNRLCVDGEVLSAVNWALGETLLNRSRLNAFIQAFCRQQVANELPSCNLLLRARSGIRYPNANSAEDHWLVAGLLMHRPQDGCVVTEPAYAVYALGGAVTQVNQRSDAWAKSRLALAQAAEAWHAALMLSGATVLGWGQEGVVWRESAGVFKRFYPYSLRTDELRQIKQLVACAGHAVISFDIYDAPSPGALIKLGAEPLREVGQRWPLALSRRFLQAIYRAGVVTSNVKRDNLRITSSGELQYIDIGRDIVRLSASRFLDCAARLYAVGELGWSDHELARRKTSERSVEALDALAGFDAFYAEVMRSLHPACLLDASEALPIPVHPHHPDVTLLIKCCPQDVSSATLQVQHLVSELEVRARFAKKVLLIDPFEGPYLRQYAKGDLPLLLVAADQWIHAGLVDEVWVAPTERVEIREINQRWFAAPQVDASHTAEGAPVASQLWAFDRVDTAFVLQMDIDVLIGGTDVRHDVIADMKRACTEPGVWCVGFNIPQPDVGFKAYTGEPDQFAPEVRCGLLNLERIKARRPFANPISGSKLTWMWHRALKQSQPEKGMRSVRGGDCRSFYIHPRNEDKCVVPMGRVRDLVGQGRVPAEQRGEWDLMGSANWAYPRRSEDMVFLLFGRETPAGKLDRCLASLRAQSCQDFGVIMIDDGGCPRRAVELPDRLGSMSGRVTLIRRTDRVGYMENFRESVERICVNPDTLLVVLDQDDALMHVNAVQALMDAWHSGADLINGPMFRPDKPLTLYEISHDSPRKCGGGNVWAHLRAFRKSLFDRVPAAVWDTAPDHDCLSDFLTMVPMTELAHKPVYLDGPYLYWHERSPYTAERKVREQAMKTWLFSQPPLASRQLG, encoded by the coding sequence ATGATCGGACACCTGCATGAGCAGCCTTGCCTGCCAGATTGGTCGGAGCCGAGACTACCCAAGATACGACTGACACATCGGAACATCCACTTTCTGAAGTCGCCCAGCGAGGCGGCATTGCAAGCCTCGGTCATTGTGGGTTTGTCACACCGCAACCATCCTGAGGGCTTGATGGAGGCCTTGAGGAGCGCCATGGCGCAAAGCCTGGCCGAGGAAATCGCGTTCCTGGTGTTGGACGACAGCTCTGACGAAGGGTGGGTGCAGCAGCTGGACGCTGATCTTTTGTCTGATCCTCGGGTGGTGGTGGCAGCAGGGCGCTTTGGCTCGCCTCCGCAGGCCAGGAACGGTCTCCTCGATCTGGTGGACCAATGCTTTCCTCGCGCAAAATGGGTTGCACGCATGGATGCCGACGATCGTTTCGCAGAGACCGACAGCCTGCGAGCATTGGTTCAGGCTGGCAATCTGAGCGACAGCTTGTACGTCATCGGCAGCAATCGCCTGTGTGTCGACGGGGAGGTCCTGTCCGCAGTGAACTGGGCCTTGGGTGAGACTTTGCTGAATCGAAGTCGGCTCAACGCCTTCATTCAAGCTTTTTGCCGGCAGCAGGTTGCCAATGAGTTGCCCTCATGCAACCTCTTGCTCCGCGCGAGGTCAGGCATACGGTATCCCAATGCCAATAGTGCCGAGGATCATTGGCTGGTTGCCGGCTTGTTGATGCACCGACCGCAGGATGGCTGTGTGGTGACCGAGCCTGCGTATGCTGTTTATGCGCTGGGTGGTGCCGTGACACAGGTCAATCAGAGATCGGATGCATGGGCAAAGTCCAGGCTGGCGTTGGCTCAGGCCGCCGAAGCATGGCATGCAGCACTGATGTTGTCGGGTGCCACGGTACTTGGATGGGGGCAAGAAGGCGTGGTTTGGCGCGAATCCGCTGGCGTCTTCAAACGCTTCTATCCCTACTCGCTCAGAACGGATGAACTTCGCCAGATCAAACAGCTTGTCGCTTGCGCTGGCCATGCCGTCATTTCATTTGACATATACGATGCCCCCTCCCCGGGAGCGCTGATCAAGTTGGGCGCAGAACCCTTGCGGGAGGTCGGGCAACGATGGCCATTGGCTTTGTCTCGTCGCTTCTTGCAGGCGATTTACCGCGCCGGTGTGGTGACCAGCAACGTCAAGCGGGACAACCTGCGCATCACCAGCTCGGGTGAACTGCAGTACATCGACATCGGGCGAGACATCGTGCGGTTGAGCGCTTCGCGCTTCCTGGATTGCGCTGCTCGGCTGTATGCCGTTGGGGAGTTGGGCTGGTCTGATCATGAATTGGCGAGACGAAAAACCTCTGAGCGATCGGTTGAGGCCTTGGACGCTCTGGCTGGCTTCGATGCCTTCTATGCCGAGGTGATGCGATCACTGCATCCTGCTTGCCTGCTGGATGCAAGCGAAGCTCTGCCGATTCCAGTGCATCCACATCATCCTGATGTCACGCTACTGATCAAGTGTTGCCCCCAGGATGTGAGTTCAGCCACCCTGCAGGTACAGCATTTGGTCAGCGAGTTGGAGGTGCGTGCGCGTTTCGCGAAGAAGGTTCTTCTGATTGACCCCTTCGAAGGTCCTTACCTTCGGCAATACGCCAAGGGCGATCTTCCCCTGCTGCTTGTTGCGGCCGATCAATGGATCCACGCTGGACTGGTGGATGAGGTGTGGGTGGCGCCCACCGAGCGGGTCGAGATTCGTGAGATCAACCAGCGATGGTTTGCTGCTCCGCAAGTTGATGCATCGCACACGGCCGAAGGGGCGCCTGTGGCTTCCCAGCTGTGGGCATTTGACCGTGTGGACACGGCATTTGTCCTTCAGATGGACATTGATGTGCTGATCGGTGGCACAGATGTGCGCCACGACGTCATCGCGGACATGAAGCGTGCGTGTACTGAGCCAGGCGTCTGGTGCGTCGGTTTCAACATCCCTCAACCGGATGTGGGCTTCAAGGCCTACACAGGTGAACCTGACCAGTTCGCACCGGAGGTTCGCTGTGGCTTGCTGAACCTGGAAAGGATCAAGGCGCGTCGGCCGTTCGCGAATCCAATCAGCGGTTCAAAGCTGACGTGGATGTGGCATCGAGCGTTGAAGCAATCCCAGCCGGAAAAGGGCATGCGCAGCGTCAGAGGTGGCGACTGTCGCAGCTTCTACATCCATCCTCGGAACGAAGACAAATGTGTGGTGCCCATGGGTCGCGTGCGTGATCTGGTGGGGCAGGGTCGAGTTCCTGCTGAGCAGCGAGGCGAATGGGATCTCATGGGCTCGGCGAATTGGGCATACCCGCGCCGAAGCGAAGACATGGTTTTCCTGCTGTTTGGCCGAGAGACGCCAGCAGGCAAGCTGGATCGTTGTCTGGCTTCACTGCGCGCACAGTCTTGTCAGGACTTCGGCGTGATCATGATTGACGACGGTGGATGTCCACGGCGTGCCGTCGAATTGCCTGATCGATTGGGTTCGATGAGTGGTCGGGTGACCTTGATCAGACGGACGGATCGAGTTGGGTACATGGAAAACTTTCGCGAGTCAGTTGAGCGCATTTGTGTGAACCCTGACACCCTGCTGGTTGTGCTGGACCAGGATGATGCCCTCATGCATGTGAATGCGGTTCAGGCGTTGATGGACGCTTGGCATTCCGGTGCGGATCTCATCAACGGACCGATGTTCAGGCCAGACAAACCCCTGACGCTCTACGAGATCAGTCATGACTCTCCGCGCAAGTGTGGGGGCGGCAATGTCTGGGCCCACCTGCGAGCATTCAGGAAGTCTCTTTTCGACCGCGTACCGGCAGCGGTATGGGACACCGCGCCTGACCACGACTGCTTGAGTGATTTCCTGACCATGGTTCCCATGACGGAATTGGCTCACAAGCCGGTTTATCTGGATGGGCCTTACCTTTACTGGCATGAGCGATCGCCGTACACGGCCGAGCGAAAGGTGCGAGAGCAGGCCATGAAGACCTGGCTGTTCAGTCAGCCGCCTTTGGCTTCAAGGCAGCTTGGCTGA
- a CDS encoding glycosyltransferase, which translates to MTGQQLPIATLIASKPKHPDLLRRALTSVVKQQCRPDFLLLAFDSRLPDPGVLDESISHSLIKEAVVLLNQRRPGAAGAWNTGLSWLRSHGFDGYVAILDDDDEWDPDHLSQCELAGTLDDADVVLSGLRVMKDGVEIPRSPLSSVSRDDFLAGNPGWQGSNTFVKLEALMRVGGFTDGLPSTNDRDLAVRLLGLPDLKVAFTHRMTATWHIDSQADALSRPGSPQKRAGLLQFLAMHGHLMSPDVMTKFKSRARDLFGIDLP; encoded by the coding sequence AGATTTGCTGCGCCGCGCACTGACCTCTGTCGTCAAACAGCAGTGTCGTCCAGACTTTTTGTTGCTCGCGTTTGACAGCCGATTGCCAGACCCCGGCGTGTTGGATGAATCGATCAGCCACTCGTTGATCAAAGAGGCTGTTGTTCTGTTGAACCAACGCAGGCCGGGGGCAGCTGGCGCGTGGAACACTGGCTTGTCGTGGCTTCGGTCGCATGGTTTTGATGGCTACGTGGCGATACTCGATGACGACGACGAATGGGACCCCGATCACCTGAGCCAATGTGAACTCGCAGGTACGTTGGACGACGCCGACGTGGTCTTGTCCGGCCTTCGTGTGATGAAGGACGGTGTTGAGATTCCGCGTTCGCCGTTGTCCTCTGTCTCTAGGGATGACTTCCTGGCTGGCAACCCCGGGTGGCAAGGCAGCAATACCTTTGTCAAGTTGGAAGCCTTGATGCGTGTTGGTGGCTTCACTGATGGTTTGCCCAGCACCAATGACCGAGACTTGGCTGTGCGTTTACTCGGCCTGCCAGACTTGAAAGTGGCGTTCACCCATCGCATGACAGCAACCTGGCACATTGACAGCCAGGCAGATGCTTTATCTCGCCCCGGCAGCCCCCAGAAGCGGGCAGGCCTGCTCCAGTTCCTGGCCATGCATGGTCACCTGATGTCGCCTGATGTTATGACCAAGTTCAAGTCTCGTGCCCGTGATCTCTTTGGCATTGATTTGCCATGA